A part of Streptomyces sp. NBC_01497 genomic DNA contains:
- a CDS encoding HesA/MoeB/ThiF family protein, translating into MLILFPHLAAATIRQAGTWGYLTLRVSAPDELAVVCALSDGDNPRVPVDPEPAERLLANCDPAPISLWYRVDPALHLAWAHCHARQDTVIPRTAFRDAVRGGYRTFGTPYLAVTYAPGVAEAFPGAALPDLVAWQVTPEGALPLDILIQPAVTGIAQLEPHWPAAHLQKTHALLVGAGSIGSATAHALAGYGIGQLTLMDPDRLSWHNLVRHTSASRYIGRHKVTALAEELTRLRPDTQVQPLPWDVIAQADRVRALLPTVDIVVCTADGVAARRTIGHLARRAGVTAVLACVLQDGAIGEVLRLQPWPRHGCLTCRRQTLVNNGGMDPEPALDAGYGTGTRHRPMTAVGPDLHLVAHLAAKTAVATVLERAGHPDQRLPGEHALLALRRQPDCSPPFDLNRTGELRWLPAPPPEPRCPTCEAP; encoded by the coding sequence GTGCTGATTCTCTTTCCGCACCTGGCTGCCGCCACGATCCGCCAGGCCGGCACATGGGGCTACCTGACCCTGCGTGTCAGCGCCCCGGACGAACTGGCCGTGGTGTGCGCCCTGTCGGACGGCGACAACCCCAGAGTCCCGGTCGACCCCGAGCCCGCCGAACGGCTCCTTGCGAACTGCGACCCCGCTCCGATCAGCCTGTGGTATCGGGTCGACCCCGCCTTGCACCTGGCCTGGGCGCACTGCCACGCCCGCCAGGACACGGTCATTCCCCGAACAGCATTCCGGGACGCCGTACGCGGCGGCTACCGGACCTTCGGAACGCCCTACCTTGCCGTGACCTACGCGCCCGGCGTGGCAGAGGCCTTCCCCGGCGCCGCACTGCCCGACCTGGTCGCCTGGCAAGTCACCCCAGAAGGCGCCCTCCCGCTCGACATCCTCATCCAGCCCGCCGTCACCGGCATCGCCCAACTGGAGCCGCACTGGCCGGCAGCGCACCTGCAGAAGACCCACGCTCTCCTGGTCGGGGCCGGCAGCATCGGCAGCGCCACTGCCCACGCACTGGCCGGCTACGGCATCGGACAGCTGACCCTGATGGATCCCGACCGCCTGTCCTGGCACAACCTGGTGCGCCACACCAGCGCCAGCCGCTACATCGGCCGCCACAAAGTCACAGCCCTGGCCGAAGAGCTCACCCGGCTGCGCCCGGACACCCAGGTTCAACCGCTGCCCTGGGACGTGATCGCCCAAGCAGACCGTGTACGGGCGCTGCTTCCCACCGTCGACATCGTGGTGTGCACCGCCGACGGCGTCGCGGCCCGCAGAACCATCGGCCACCTCGCACGTCGTGCCGGCGTCACCGCCGTCCTGGCATGCGTCCTGCAGGACGGCGCCATCGGCGAGGTACTCAGGCTCCAGCCCTGGCCCCGCCACGGCTGCCTGACCTGCCGCCGTCAAACGCTGGTGAACAACGGGGGCATGGACCCCGAGCCCGCCCTGGACGCCGGCTACGGCACCGGCACACGCCACCGACCGATGACCGCAGTCGGCCCCGATCTGCACCTGGTCGCCCACCTCGCGGCCAAAACAGCCGTAGCCACCGTCTTGGAACGCGCCGGGCACCCCGACCAGCGGCTGCCCGGCGAACACGCGCTCCTGGCACTGCGCCGCCAGCCCGACTGCTCCCCGCCGTTCGACCTGAACCGCACCGGCGAACTGCGCTGGCTGCCCGCACCGCCCCCCGAACCGCGCTGCCCCACATGCGAAGCACCATGA
- a CDS encoding SAVED domain-containing protein has protein sequence MPELPAPGPTGVRIAGDKYQWLWAWQGCVTALRDAATRAPNPVVCVGVEADQVGNLDDVVLYRASPPHTYAQVKYTADAATPVNETYLFTPSASGGPSLLKKITQSWQRLTVDGVPVDVALISNRAPDPADSLVSLRDPRTQTLMPKAGQQGPRSAKGQARGRWAANAGTDEEQLLDLLRVLRFDIARDPLHLHEHLQLLMFAAGLRPDTAAVQAGADWVARQVINGQRTLSLAQITDAVQTLALTAGPNRAVVSIATLKPDPMADDADYAVDWADRFEGDTAYSKYRPKAPATWVQLQEEIEAAPHRLPPGTAAVAVTGSLRLAPAFLTGSAFRMVTGADLAVLQRGQLWSSTEPYDTALAPAQETHAIGRGQDLAVAIAVATDPTADVLEFLRYRQLPVSRLLVLRPPTGAKDNSIPDAATANALAVGIRDALRTASRGASRIHLFQACPMGLALLLGHRWNRLRPTVVYEHVATQDVYEAAFTVDA, from the coding sequence ATACCAGTGGCTCTGGGCCTGGCAGGGCTGCGTCACAGCACTGCGGGACGCCGCTACCCGCGCACCCAACCCGGTTGTCTGCGTCGGTGTCGAGGCCGACCAGGTGGGCAATCTGGACGACGTTGTCCTGTACCGGGCCAGCCCTCCGCACACCTACGCCCAGGTGAAGTACACCGCTGACGCCGCCACCCCCGTCAACGAGACGTACCTGTTCACTCCCAGCGCCTCCGGCGGCCCCTCGCTCCTGAAGAAGATCACCCAGAGCTGGCAACGTCTGACCGTCGACGGGGTGCCGGTCGACGTGGCACTGATCAGCAACCGGGCGCCCGACCCCGCTGACTCGCTCGTCTCGCTGCGTGATCCACGTACCCAGACCCTCATGCCCAAGGCCGGTCAGCAAGGACCCCGATCCGCGAAAGGCCAAGCCCGCGGGCGCTGGGCGGCGAACGCCGGGACAGACGAAGAGCAGCTTCTCGACCTGCTGCGCGTGCTGCGTTTCGACATCGCCCGCGACCCCTTGCACCTCCACGAACACCTGCAGCTGCTGATGTTCGCTGCGGGCCTTCGCCCCGACACGGCTGCGGTGCAGGCCGGCGCGGACTGGGTGGCCCGCCAGGTGATCAACGGTCAGCGCACGCTGTCCCTGGCCCAGATCACCGATGCCGTCCAGACGCTCGCGCTCACGGCCGGTCCCAACCGCGCCGTCGTGTCGATCGCCACCCTCAAGCCCGACCCGATGGCCGACGACGCCGACTACGCTGTCGACTGGGCCGACCGCTTCGAGGGAGACACCGCCTACTCCAAGTACCGCCCCAAGGCCCCCGCTACCTGGGTGCAGCTCCAGGAGGAGATCGAGGCGGCGCCCCACCGGCTTCCCCCCGGAACAGCCGCCGTGGCGGTAACCGGCAGCCTGCGCCTTGCGCCCGCCTTCCTCACCGGCAGCGCCTTCCGCATGGTCACCGGCGCCGACTTGGCAGTACTCCAGCGCGGCCAACTCTGGTCCTCCACCGAGCCCTACGACACGGCGCTCGCCCCCGCCCAGGAGACCCACGCGATCGGCCGGGGCCAGGACCTGGCCGTGGCCATCGCGGTGGCCACCGACCCCACCGCCGACGTCCTGGAGTTCCTGCGATACCGGCAACTACCGGTATCGCGCCTCCTGGTCCTGCGCCCGCCCACCGGCGCCAAGGACAACTCGATCCCCGACGCCGCCACCGCCAACGCCCTGGCCGTCGGTATCCGTGACGCTCTTCGTACGGCCAGCCGCGGCGCATCCCGGATCCACCTCTTCCAGGCATGCCCCATGGGCCTGGCCCTGCTGCTCGGCCACCGCTGGAACCGGCTGCGCCCCACCGTGGTGTACGAGCACGTGGCAACGCAGGACGTCTACGAGGCGGCCTTCACCGTGGACGCCTGA
- a CDS encoding SMODS domain-containing nucleotidyltransferase has protein sequence MGINDAFDQLQGEVNADIDQVKLARERRDTFKKALLGEEDVLETFGSGSLSRSTQLKPIHDVDIVVVYDAAAHPGWGAPGDSAGDALEHASGQIHRLGQTYGTVAQEVRRAAPRNHAVKCFLDDKDEEEAFTVDVMPALRQSDGTLLIPEKLNRRWVPADPEYLIRKVAEHQGEWEHFRPLVRVLKDWRHSAPVQGRVKSLVVEVLALKCMPKEGSRAEGLKTFFTAAAVRVNEGVSDPAGLCGEVQPDLDYAGLSDAFADAADLAERACAAAAAGDTDGALRLWQDIFGDGFPAPAKPTSKITGTPALIAPRPIKDAPQG, from the coding sequence ATGGGGATCAACGACGCGTTCGATCAGCTCCAGGGAGAGGTCAACGCCGATATCGACCAGGTCAAGCTGGCGCGCGAGCGCCGGGACACCTTCAAGAAGGCCCTGCTCGGCGAGGAGGACGTCCTGGAGACGTTCGGCTCGGGATCCCTGAGCCGAAGCACCCAGCTCAAGCCCATCCACGACGTGGACATAGTCGTGGTCTACGACGCGGCCGCGCACCCGGGCTGGGGCGCACCGGGCGACAGCGCGGGCGATGCCCTGGAGCACGCCAGCGGTCAGATCCACCGGCTGGGCCAGACCTACGGCACCGTCGCCCAGGAAGTCCGTCGGGCCGCTCCGCGCAACCATGCGGTCAAATGCTTCCTGGACGACAAGGACGAGGAGGAGGCGTTCACGGTCGACGTCATGCCGGCACTGCGCCAGAGCGACGGCACCCTGCTGATCCCGGAGAAGCTCAACCGCCGCTGGGTCCCGGCAGACCCGGAGTACCTGATCCGCAAGGTCGCCGAGCACCAGGGCGAGTGGGAGCACTTCCGCCCGCTGGTGCGGGTACTCAAAGACTGGCGCCACAGTGCGCCGGTCCAGGGCCGCGTCAAGTCCCTGGTCGTGGAGGTCCTCGCACTGAAGTGCATGCCGAAAGAGGGCAGCCGCGCGGAAGGACTGAAGACGTTCTTCACCGCCGCCGCGGTCAGGGTCAACGAAGGAGTCTCGGATCCCGCGGGCCTGTGCGGGGAGGTGCAGCCCGACCTGGACTACGCCGGACTCTCCGACGCGTTCGCCGATGCCGCGGACCTCGCTGAGCGGGCCTGCGCCGCTGCTGCTGCCGGGGACACCGACGGTGCGCTGCGACTGTGGCAGGACATCTTCGGCGACGGTTTTCCCGCACCCGCCAAGCCCACGTCGAAGATCACGGGCACACCCGCCCTGATCGCACCTCGGCCGATCAAGGACGCACCCCAGGGATGA